The Chryseobacterium sp. LJ668 genome segment ATATTTCCTGTTGTTTGAAGATTTGTGAAATCTGAACCCAGAAAAGTTAATTGCTGACTTGTTGCACAACTCAAAACATTAAAAGAAAAGCTTCCATTAGTTACCTGTGCAGAATAAGAAGAAAAATAATTTGAACTACTTGAAGGATAAGATAAATAGGCAATTCCGTTTGTAACATTAGTACCAGAACAATCCTTAAGAGTACCTGTAATGGTAACCGTATTACTTAAACTCTGCGAAATTGTAATTGCAGGTAATGTATTGGTAGAATTGGTTGTAAAAGGCCCAATATTACTGGTCATGATCACATTATTACAAGCATCAAGAATTTTCATAGTTAAATTCTCGCCAGCAGGTATAATTCCTGACGCATTTCCGTTTCCATCTGTAGTTGCAGAAGTCGAAGTCTGGTTTTGTCTCAGTATTTGCACTTTTACATTAGTCAAAGGTTGTGCAGCAGAATTTTGAATATGAACTTTTAAAATACATTGCTCAAATTGCGCATCACAATTCCACCAAGAGAAATGACTTACGTTTCCTACATAAGTATTTCCAACCTTTGTAGCTGAACCTTCCTCCTGCCATATTCCGGTAAATTCATTAAAAGACCATAATGGAATAGTAGCCGGAGCTGTAGACATTTGCGCTGCATCTAATGCAACCGTCATTTCAGCAGTATGCCCCGTAGCAATCTGAAGATTCTGTCCAGAAGCGCCTGTCAATTGTACATGCAGCATTCCGAAAGTTTCCATGATTCTGGCATTTCCATCGATATTGTTTGCAAGAAGAGATCCCGGCATCAATTCGTTCAGATATTGATCTGAAGGTTTTAGATGAAACATTGCTACATTTACATTTCCGCTGTACGCAGCACCGCTTGCATCTTTGAAACTTCCGTCGAATTTCACTTTGGTACCGTTCGGTAAAGATACTGTAGCAACAGCTCCTGATGCAATTGTTGCGGTGTTGGTTGCAGGAATCATCATGATGTTGATCCTATTGCTCCCACTGGTAGGAACCATGGTACGCCCACCATTTACAAAGCCCGCTTTTGTAACCTTTACATAAGCGAAATTTTCTTTAACGTTGGCATCTTTAATTGCAAAAATGCCTTTTGCATTGGTTTGTGCAGTTGCAGTACCAATCGTCACTGTTGCTCCGGAAACTGGAGTTCCGTCTGTCGATAAAACCAAACCGTGAAAATTCCTTTGGGTATTATTCCCGAAATTAAAGTTGGTTTGCTGATTTCCTTGCTGTTGATTTTCGTAATCAATAAAAGAATCGCTTTTACATGATATCAAAAGCACAAGAATCATTAATAATGAGTAAAGTTTTGTCATAAATTATTATTTTTTTTTGTGGAATCTAAATTAATCAAAAATTAGTGATTTTAAATATTTTATTTTTTAATGTAACAAAATTGCAGTTCGAGTTGTCTAATTATACAGAAACTCAAGGTAAGCGAATTTTTATTTGAAATTTTATTATCTGATTATCAATTAGTTAAATTTAATAAACAAACATATTTACTACTTTGTATTGCATGATACTAAATTTATTACATATCTTTGCAATGTTCAATAATAACAAATACAAGCATCTAAAACTATTTAAATTCTAATATCATGAAAACGCCACTACTCATCGCCGCTATATTTTTTACCGGGCTTACTTTTGCTCAGGAAAAAAAACAAGATTCACTAAAAACTAAAAAAATAGAAGAAGTTGTTTTGACCAAACAAGTCTTCAAAAAGCAAAGTGACCGTTTCGTGTATGATGTTGCAGCTTCACCGGTAACCAAAGGAAATACAACGTTTGATTTATTGAGACAAACACCATTACTTTCTACAACGGACGATAAAACATTAAAAATTGCAGGAAAAAACAATGCGCTGATCTACATCAACGGAAGAAAAACCAATATGGATGCAGAATCTGTAACTCAGTTCTTGAAAAATACTCCTGCTGAAAACATTCAGAAAATAGAAGTGATTACTGTTCCGGGAAGCGAATTCCAGGTTGAGTCATCTGATGGAATCATCAACATCGTTTTGAAGAAAAAAATGAGTGACGGGCTCAGCGGAAACATGAGAATGTCTAATTCTCAGAATAAATACAATGCAAGTTCTGCAAGTTTCTCTACCAACTACAGAAAAGACAAACTGGGAATCAGTGCCAATTTATATGGCGGAGAAAATATTCAGGCTCAATCTTACGTGTTACGAAACGGAAACAGCACTTCTTCTAATCAGTCTGTAGGGGACATTGATGACCCAAACCAATACATCGGAGGTTATCTGAATCTGGATTATCAACTGACAGACAAGAGCAATCTAGCTCTTTCATGGAACTCATCTGCCAATAAAAGCTATAATTCGACAGTCAATTTATTTAATACCGTTCGTTCTTTCGATGAGGTCAACAATTCTTACAGTACAAATTATACGTACTCAAGAAATAAAGAAGATGCACGTTCGTACAACAACTCGGTGAATTTAAACTATGAGTTGAAAACCGATTCTCTGGGCAGTAAATTAAATGTAAACGCTGCTTATCTGAATTTCAAAAGATTTCAGTTTACCGATAACAAAACCATTTTATCTGATGCAACAGGAAATAATGGTGCAATAGGCCAAACTATCTATCAAAACCTGCCACAGATTATTAACAATTTCTCAGGAACAGTAGATTATATTCAGAAATTTAAAAATGATTTTACATTAGCTGTAGGAGGGAATTTTAACAAAACCAAAACTGATAACGACACAAAGAATGATGCTTTTATGGCAGGTAATAATATTCCTATATCAACACCAAACCATTTCATTTATGATGAAAATATTTATGGTGCGTATCTAACGCTTGAAAAGAAATTCTCTGATAAATTTTCTGGAAAAATTGGTACCCGATATGAGATGACCAACAGCTTGGGAACATCAGACAATGCCGCACCGGAATACAGACGAATCGAAAGAGATTATAACAATATACTTCCTTATCTGAGTTTCAATTATGCCATCAATGATAAAAATAATATCTCTTATGCATTCTCTAGCAGAATGAGAAGACCAAGTTTCTGGGAACTGAATCCTGTAAGAAATATTCTTACGGAGTATAACTACACCCAAAACAACCCTTTTGTAAAGGCATCTTCAACTTATAATCAGGAATTGACCTATATGTATAAGAGTTCTTACTTTTTAATTTTAAATCATTCTTATTTTAAAGATCAAATTACTCAGGTGCCATTACAAGGGTATGCAAAATCTATGGATGGTACCATCAGCGAACAGAATGTGCTCCGATATATCAGAACCAACTTTGGAGATAAGCAAGAAATGTCAGCCATGTTAGGGATACAAAAATCATTTTTTAAGCAATATCTGACGTTAAATTTCAATATCGGTGTGCAACATAATGTAAACAATGGTGTTTTGGCAGCAGATCCTACCAACGGAGATATATTTTTAGATAAAGACGGAAACCAAATTGTTTACAGAAATAATATCAAATCAACAAGTGTTCTTATTCAAACAAACAATACCATTCGCTTAGACAAAAAGAAAACCTGGTTTTTAGGCGTCAACTATTTCTATGTAGACAAACAGCAGATTGAATTAGGAATGCTGAAAGATCTTATGAGTTTAGATTTAAGCATCAAGAAAAACTGGAACGACTGGACATTTGCCTTAAATGTAAACGATGTATTAAAAACCAATGTTGTTGAGATCGAAGATTATCAGGCTAACGGAAATTACAATTATGTAAAAAACGATCAATACAGATTTGGAGGTACTTTCAGCATCACCTACAACTTCGGAAACCAGAAAGTAAAAAAAGTGAGAGACATCGAAGGTGCATCAGATGCCATCAAGAGCAGAACGCGTTAACATTCAAACTTCATATTATATTGTTGGGAAAGCCTGCCGGGAAACCGGTGGGTTTTTCTATCTTTAAGTATGAATAAATTTCGGGGATTTCTGTTTTTAATTTTAATGCTTTTAGGTCAGGATGCTGAACAGAATTAGATTTAATTTTTAGAAATATATTTTAATTGATTTTAAATTTTCATGTATTAATCTGAGCTAAATTCTGGCTTTTTGTACAAAATAGTTTTTTTTAAGTCCGAAATTATTTATCTGAACTAAAGGAGAATCAACGTTCCAATGCGGTAAATTTCTATAAAGTTGGTCCGATAATTTTTTAATTCCGGGAATATGTTTTTGATTAAACTCGAAATTTCTATCAGATGTTACCACTTCAATCCCAGTCTGTCGATTACGGTAACCTGAAGGAATGCTGAAAGAATTAACCTCAACGATATCATCCCACTTTACAAATTCATTCTTCTCTGATAAAACAAAACGGAATCCTTTTTCTTCGTATCTGAAAATCCCATCAAAATTCTCAAGGTCATTGATTTCTTTTTCAACAGTTAAAAAATCATGCCTGTCACTTGGATATTTTATTTTATAATATGAAAATACAATCGCCGCAAAACAAAGGAAAATAATAGAATAACCAATGCCGCTATTTTCGAAATCGGAATAGTTGTAAAATATATATCCAAGAATTATGATGCTTGCTACGAGAACAGCTTTTTCCATCCTATAGTTGTACTTAATTTGCTAAAATTATTCAGACTTCACCACCTCAGTTCTCTCCGAAATTCCGTTTGCATTAAAAGCTTCAATCTGGAAATAATACGCATCTACTCTATCGGCTCCGGTAAAGAAATATTCGTTTTTACCGTATACCATGATGCTGCCATATAATTTGTCCGGAGATTTCCCCCAATAAATCACATAACCATCGGCATCTGAATTCTGTTGCCACTTCATCCAAATACTTCTCCTTTCACCATACTTTTTAGCATCAGCTCTTAACGGAACAAAATTCTGAACTTTCGCAGGTTTCGTTCCTTCTCCTTTTCCGAACACTCTGAAACCACTCAATGCAAATTTACCTGTCGGCATTTTGAGGTTTTCGATTTTTAAATATCTTGCTTCGGCCGGTTTTTCCAATTCGACATAATCGTGAGGAACGTCTTTTGTATTTTTGCTTTTGTCAACAATGACTTTCCATTTTTTACCATCATTAGAACCGTAAATTTTATACTGATGCATTTTGCCTTCGGTTTTGCCCAAAAATTCTACATCCTGATCAGCATAATTTACCTGAATCGCATTAATTGTCGAAACTTCTCCTAAATCTGTCTGAAACCATTCTCCTGAATTTCCGGTTTTTGCGCTCCAATACGTTTTAATATCTTCGTCCACCGCATTATTGGAATGATAACCGCCCAAAGTTGACGAAACCTGAACGGGTTTATTATAATTTAGCAACATCCAACCTGTGAACAATCCTTTTGAGAAATCTTTCCCTTGCGCATATTGTGGAAGCAGGGTAGGATAATCACCATAAGCGGTGTTGGTGTACATCACATCATCCTTATCAAAACCTGCAGGCCAGATTCCCAAACGTCTTTCGAAATTATTTTTAGTGGAAATAAAAATCGTCGAAACGTGCCACCAGTTTTTAAAATTATCTTCAAAAGTGGCTCCGTGTCCCGCTCCTCTAGCAAAACCTCCCGGCTTATAAGAAAACGGATTGTGTTGCTGATATTCATATCCTTCCAAAGGATTTTTTGAAACATAGACTCCATCAGAATATCCGCTGAATTCTGTGGCCGGAGCGCCGTACTGCATATAATATTTGTCTTTGTACTTCGTTACCCATGCTCCTTCTACAAAAGGCTGCAGGAAAACATTGTCATTGTATTCACCAAATCTTTCCCAGCCGTGATCTTCAGGTTTTAATCTCAAAATTGGTTTTACAAAACCTTCAGACTGCAGATTTTTCACCTTTACTTCAGTTCCTAAAAGTGGCCATTCGTTGCTCGATCCCCAATAGAGATATAGCTTGTTTTTATCTTCATCATAATGAAATGCAGGATCCCAAGCTCCTACTTTTAAGGTATCAACGGCAATTTTCCAGTCGTCTACAGTGGGATTTGTAGATTTCCAGATCGGAAAATCAGATTCCCAGGTTGAGCCATAAACATACAGAGTATCTTTCATTGCCCAAACTGCAGGAGCGTTCAGATCGTGAGTATATTTGTTGT includes the following:
- a CDS encoding TonB-dependent receptor domain-containing protein, which encodes MKTPLLIAAIFFTGLTFAQEKKQDSLKTKKIEEVVLTKQVFKKQSDRFVYDVAASPVTKGNTTFDLLRQTPLLSTTDDKTLKIAGKNNALIYINGRKTNMDAESVTQFLKNTPAENIQKIEVITVPGSEFQVESSDGIINIVLKKKMSDGLSGNMRMSNSQNKYNASSASFSTNYRKDKLGISANLYGGENIQAQSYVLRNGNSTSSNQSVGDIDDPNQYIGGYLNLDYQLTDKSNLALSWNSSANKSYNSTVNLFNTVRSFDEVNNSYSTNYTYSRNKEDARSYNNSVNLNYELKTDSLGSKLNVNAAYLNFKRFQFTDNKTILSDATGNNGAIGQTIYQNLPQIINNFSGTVDYIQKFKNDFTLAVGGNFNKTKTDNDTKNDAFMAGNNIPISTPNHFIYDENIYGAYLTLEKKFSDKFSGKIGTRYEMTNSLGTSDNAAPEYRRIERDYNNILPYLSFNYAINDKNNISYAFSSRMRRPSFWELNPVRNILTEYNYTQNNPFVKASSTYNQELTYMYKSSYFLILNHSYFKDQITQVPLQGYAKSMDGTISEQNVLRYIRTNFGDKQEMSAMLGIQKSFFKQYLTLNFNIGVQHNVNNGVLAADPTNGDIFLDKDGNQIVYRNNIKSTSVLIQTNNTIRLDKKKTWFLGVNYFYVDKQQIELGMLKDLMSLDLSIKKNWNDWTFALNVNDVLKTNVVEIEDYQANGNYNYVKNDQYRFGGTFSITYNFGNQKVKKVRDIEGASDAIKSRTR
- a CDS encoding discoidin domain-containing protein translates to MQKHIFLLAILLGFSIDAQQKTYCNPINIDYGYTPFEVFSKQGKHRATADPVIVNFQKKLFLFSTNQEGYWHSDNMLDWKFVKRKFLRDNKYTHDLNAPAVWAMKDTLYVYGSTWESDFPIWKSTNPTVDDWKIAVDTLKVGAWDPAFHYDEDKNKLYLYWGSSNEWPLLGTEVKVKNLQSEGFVKPILRLKPEDHGWERFGEYNDNVFLQPFVEGAWVTKYKDKYYMQYGAPATEFSGYSDGVYVSKNPLEGYEYQQHNPFSYKPGGFARGAGHGATFEDNFKNWWHVSTIFISTKNNFERRLGIWPAGFDKDDVMYTNTAYGDYPTLLPQYAQGKDFSKGLFTGWMLLNYNKPVQVSSTLGGYHSNNAVDEDIKTYWSAKTGNSGEWFQTDLGEVSTINAIQVNYADQDVEFLGKTEGKMHQYKIYGSNDGKKWKVIVDKSKNTKDVPHDYVELEKPAEARYLKIENLKMPTGKFALSGFRVFGKGEGTKPAKVQNFVPLRADAKKYGERRSIWMKWQQNSDADGYVIYWGKSPDKLYGSIMVYGKNEYFFTGADRVDAYYFQIEAFNANGISERTEVVKSE
- a CDS encoding carboxypeptidase-like regulatory domain-containing protein, whose product is MTKLYSLLMILVLLISCKSDSFIDYENQQQGNQQTNFNFGNNTQRNFHGLVLSTDGTPVSGATVTIGTATAQTNAKGIFAIKDANVKENFAYVKVTKAGFVNGGRTMVPTSGSNRINIMMIPATNTATIASGAVATVSLPNGTKVKFDGSFKDASGAAYSGNVNVAMFHLKPSDQYLNELMPGSLLANNIDGNARIMETFGMLHVQLTGASGQNLQIATGHTAEMTVALDAAQMSTAPATIPLWSFNEFTGIWQEEGSATKVGNTYVGNVSHFSWWNCDAQFEQCILKVHIQNSAAQPLTNVKVQILRQNQTSTSATTDGNGNASGIIPAGENLTMKILDACNNVIMTSNIGPFTTNSTNTLPAITISQSLSNTVTITGTLKDCSGTNVTNGIAYLSYPSSSSNYFSSYSAQVTNGSFSFNVLSCATSQQLTFLGSDFTNLQTTGNINFTATAPTTNLGNLTVCTATTEFVTSQTDTQPINYFITPIYAGFNAQSPIGGGGFNVSSQNATGSFYLTSQGISGVGTYTSNFSLESSGGAINANGNNLTLQISNYGAVGQYIDFTINGTYTNTTGSHTLSVTGHVIRDN